A DNA window from Paenibacillus sp. HWE-109 contains the following coding sequences:
- a CDS encoding DUF4386 domain-containing protein yields the protein MTANRKSAFIVGVLFILATVTSIIGLILYDPILNGPNSLVTGSEHANQVILGALLELILACSVVGTSITLFPFLKKQNESLALGYVCFRLLEAAIIIVGVISVLSLLTLSQEFVKISTPNTASFQTSGILLKAVHDWTFMLGPNFMLAVNTMMCSYLLYKSKLVPRFISIMGLAGATLIFIATLLEMFGIILQLSTWGAILAVPVFAYEMILAVWLIVKGFNSTSHAS from the coding sequence ATGACCGCCAACAGAAAGTCAGCTTTTATTGTGGGGGTACTATTTATCCTTGCGACAGTTACGTCGATCATCGGTCTTATTCTGTACGACCCCATTCTCAATGGGCCCAATTCCCTTGTCACAGGCTCCGAACATGCAAACCAAGTGATTCTCGGAGCTCTTCTGGAGCTAATTCTTGCCTGCTCCGTTGTTGGCACTTCGATTACTCTGTTTCCATTCTTAAAAAAGCAAAATGAAAGCCTTGCTCTTGGTTATGTTTGCTTCAGGCTCCTTGAAGCGGCCATCATTATTGTTGGTGTTATCAGCGTGCTCTCCCTCTTGACATTAAGTCAGGAATTCGTAAAAATATCCACTCCGAATACGGCCTCTTTTCAAACTTCAGGTATCTTGCTCAAAGCTGTACATGACTGGACTTTCATGCTAGGACCCAATTTCATGCTTGCGGTTAATACGATGATGTGCAGCTACCTACTCTACAAATCCAAACTTGTTCCCCGTTTTATTTCTATCATGGGCCTTGCCGGAGCAACCCTCATTTTCATAGCAACCTTATTAGAAATGTTTGGCATCATTCTTCAACTTTCAACATGGGGAGCTATTTTGGCTGTACCGGTATTCGCTTATGAAATGATTTTGGCCGTGTGGCTTATCGTCAAAGGATTTAACTCAACTAGCCACGCATCATAG
- a CDS encoding LysR family transcriptional regulator, with product MESPDLRVFQMVAREGSVTKAAQRLGYVQSNITARIRQLESELQTVLFYRHNRGMSLTSSGKTLLAYADKIVGLLDEAFLAFSSSGEPSGPLLIGSTQTAAAVRLPKLLACYYEQHSNVQLSLTTGHSQFLIEKVLHYELDGAFIGCSCTHPELVSIPAFQEELVIAAGPNVANLAEALAKPILVFSSGCSYRDVLEGWLQSIGKMQPTLMEFGMLEAIIGGISAGLGISLMPKAVVHKHEADGLIRTFEIPDHYRHIHTEFITRKDAFVSSSLSTFMAMLPESR from the coding sequence ATGGAAAGTCCAGATTTGCGCGTATTTCAAATGGTCGCCCGTGAAGGCTCCGTCACCAAGGCCGCTCAGCGGCTCGGTTATGTGCAATCCAACATTACAGCTCGAATCAGACAGCTTGAATCGGAACTGCAAACCGTGCTTTTTTACCGGCATAACCGTGGTATGTCATTAACTTCAAGCGGCAAAACATTGCTAGCCTATGCAGATAAAATCGTCGGCTTACTGGATGAAGCGTTCCTCGCCTTCTCATCTTCCGGGGAACCTAGCGGCCCGCTCCTGATTGGATCTACGCAAACTGCCGCAGCTGTTCGACTGCCTAAACTGCTTGCTTGCTACTATGAGCAGCATTCGAATGTTCAGCTCTCTCTAACTACAGGCCACTCGCAATTTTTAATCGAAAAAGTGCTTCATTACGAGTTGGACGGCGCATTCATTGGCTGCTCGTGCACGCATCCCGAACTGGTATCCATTCCTGCCTTCCAAGAGGAATTAGTCATTGCAGCTGGCCCTAATGTGGCCAATCTGGCAGAAGCTTTGGCGAAGCCCATCCTTGTTTTCAGCTCAGGCTGTTCCTATCGGGATGTGTTGGAAGGGTGGCTTCAATCCATCGGCAAGATGCAACCCACCTTGATGGAGTTCGGGATGTTAGAAGCCATTATTGGCGGCATATCTGCGGGACTCGGCATTTCCCTTATGCCCAAAGCAGTCGTTCATAAGCATGAGGCGGACGGTTTGATCCGTACTTTTGAAATACCTGATCACTATCGTCACATCCATACGGAATTCATTACCCGCAAAGATGCCTTCGTGAGCAGCTCGCTCAGCACCTTCATGGCCATGCTGCCTGAATCAAGATGA
- a CDS encoding allantoinase: MANHLDLIIRGGSIVLRDEVRVLDIGVKSGKIVALGEQIGEDAETIVDARGMTMMAGMIDVHVHLNEPGLGDWEGFATGSAALAAGGCTTYLDMPLNGVPPTVTLAAMQMKLATAEAQSHVDYALWGGLVPGNVDDLEALNEAGVIGFKAFMSSPGDPGEDAFREVDDLTLWEGMKRIARLNRVLAIHAESESLVSQLGRIRQVEGAVSAKDYSSSRPILAELEAVNRALFYAEQTGCPLHFVHISSPAAVMVIAKAKERGVNVTVETCPHYLTLTEDDLERIGPKAKCAPPLRSKEEQDMLWHVLRLGYIDMISSDHSPCPGDLKLLDNYFEAWGGIAGAQSSLELMLDEGHLKRNIPLTQLTAMLSCAPAKRFGLHPRKGEIRIGADADLVMIQLNKAYELTEEQLLDRHKQSPYVGKTFSCKVAATWSNGNLVYEQSSGVQPVKRGSWLSGIS; this comes from the coding sequence ATGGCTAACCACTTGGACTTGATCATTCGCGGCGGCTCCATCGTTCTCAGAGATGAAGTTCGCGTGCTGGATATAGGTGTTAAGAGCGGGAAGATCGTAGCATTGGGTGAACAGATTGGAGAGGATGCCGAGACGATTGTGGATGCGCGAGGCATGACGATGATGGCAGGGATGATAGATGTTCATGTTCATCTGAATGAACCGGGACTTGGGGATTGGGAGGGTTTCGCTACGGGCTCGGCAGCTTTGGCGGCGGGAGGATGTACGACCTATTTGGATATGCCTCTAAATGGCGTTCCGCCAACCGTTACGCTTGCGGCCATGCAGATGAAGTTAGCAACAGCGGAGGCGCAGTCACACGTGGACTATGCGTTATGGGGCGGCCTCGTTCCAGGCAATGTGGATGATCTGGAAGCCCTGAATGAAGCAGGGGTTATCGGGTTCAAAGCGTTCATGTCCTCACCTGGCGACCCGGGGGAGGACGCATTCCGCGAGGTGGATGATCTCACCTTGTGGGAAGGGATGAAGCGGATTGCCCGCCTGAATCGTGTGCTTGCTATCCATGCCGAAAGCGAATCGCTCGTCTCGCAATTAGGAAGAATTCGCCAAGTAGAAGGAGCTGTTTCCGCCAAGGATTACTCCTCTTCAAGACCGATCCTGGCGGAGTTAGAGGCTGTAAATCGTGCTTTGTTTTATGCCGAGCAGACGGGGTGCCCTTTGCATTTCGTTCATATTAGCAGTCCGGCAGCGGTCATGGTCATAGCAAAAGCCAAGGAAAGAGGCGTTAATGTAACTGTGGAAACGTGCCCGCACTATTTGACGTTAACTGAGGATGATTTGGAACGGATTGGTCCCAAAGCCAAATGTGCGCCTCCGCTGCGGAGCAAAGAAGAACAGGATATGCTCTGGCATGTACTGCGGCTGGGCTACATTGATATGATATCGTCGGATCATTCTCCCTGTCCGGGAGATTTGAAATTATTAGACAACTATTTTGAAGCCTGGGGCGGCATAGCCGGGGCGCAAAGCTCACTGGAACTGATGCTGGACGAAGGTCATCTTAAGCGGAATATCCCGCTAACACAACTGACCGCCATGCTGTCCTGCGCACCAGCCAAACGCTTTGGGCTGCATCCGCGAAAGGGTGAAATTCGTATCGGGGCTGATGCCGATCTCGTCATGATTCAACTGAATAAGGCTTATGAATTGACGGAGGAGCAGCTGCTTGATCGGCATAAGCAAAGCCCCTATGTGGGGAAGACCTTCTCCTGCAAAGTCGCAGCCACATGGAGCAATGGGAATCTTGTGTATGAGCAATCAAGCGGCGTACAGCCGGTGAAGAGGGGAAGTTGGCTGAGCGGAATTAGCTAG
- a CDS encoding DMT family transporter: MNKFKYICLILVTTFVMGVAFPVGKIGMLYATPFFLMGIRFVFAGGLLALLVAKKPRPRGGRQWLKSAIIGIFQSAGVMGCAYYSMHWITSSESSIITCTNPLIVIVLGTLLTGAKYRGRQWLGVAIGFVGVAMTFGLQMNFQIGTFIGFAGAVCFAAATLLIKRWGAEFDMTVLAAYQMLAGGIVLLLLSAFTEHAYFTFTGASVLVMLWLVIMGSIVQFSLWFYLLKNGDPAKTSAFLFLVPLFGVLSSWLLLGEQIAWYVSAGGAFICLGIFLVNWEGK, from the coding sequence ATGAATAAATTCAAATATATTTGCCTTATTCTGGTTACCACTTTTGTAATGGGAGTTGCATTTCCGGTAGGGAAAATCGGCATGTTGTACGCGACACCTTTCTTTCTGATGGGAATCCGCTTTGTGTTCGCAGGAGGCTTGCTGGCTCTGTTAGTTGCCAAAAAACCACGCCCGCGTGGTGGCAGACAGTGGTTGAAATCAGCCATAATCGGCATTTTTCAATCTGCGGGTGTCATGGGGTGTGCCTACTACAGCATGCATTGGATCACCTCAAGTGAATCTTCCATTATTACTTGCACGAACCCGCTGATCGTCATTGTTCTCGGAACTTTATTGACTGGAGCCAAGTACCGTGGCCGTCAATGGCTAGGTGTTGCCATTGGTTTTGTTGGGGTCGCGATGACCTTTGGGCTCCAAATGAACTTCCAAATCGGCACCTTCATCGGCTTCGCAGGTGCGGTTTGCTTCGCTGCAGCTACGCTCCTTATCAAACGCTGGGGTGCTGAGTTTGACATGACGGTCCTGGCAGCTTATCAAATGTTGGCTGGGGGAATTGTGTTACTTCTATTAAGCGCGTTTACGGAACATGCCTACTTTACGTTTACAGGAGCCTCTGTGTTAGTCATGCTATGGCTGGTTATTATGGGTTCCATCGTGCAATTTTCCCTGTGGTTTTACTTGCTTAAGAACGGGGATCCGGCCAAAACGAGCGCCTTTTTGTTTCTTGTTCCGTTGTTTGGCGTCCTTTCCAGTTGGCTGCTGCTTGGCGAGCAAATCGCTTGGTATGTTTCGGCGGGCGGAGCTTTTATCTGCCTGGGTATCTTTTTGGTCAATTGGGAGGGGAAATGA
- a CDS encoding efflux RND transporter permease subunit, which yields MTKLTEFSMKNVAAVCIVIWLLIAGGCYAATNLKVESMPDITYPIVIISTDYTAPPKDVMELVTKPLEKSVAGMQGLLNISSSSQDNYSQIVIRLEQGKKPEDVKKDVESLIANVRLPQGSEKPKVLTAGFASEPIYHLALYAEEGTNQTELDQAFKDMILPGLEGIKGIDHVDSFGNREAVLTIKLDGAAMNRYGLTPPEVSRFIQGALVSSPAGTVDFNGNHQMLRVKGQLDSIYSLDNMKIRTPEGEMLLLKQIAKVEAISESANTARLDDKPAITVLLYKTKDANTVEFAGEVDKQIASWQKSLKGVKFHLVLNGATSVKESIHGMVQEGGLGALLASLMILIFLRNVRMTLIVLVSIPLSILITLLVMNPLGISLNIMTLGGMAIAIGRVVDDSIVVIENIYSQIQKAQERSESVIKLATQQVASAITSSTLTTVGVFAPIGFVSGTVGEVFRPFALTLICALLSSLLVALTVIPMLAKLMVLKGNSIPPQNEKQATLFMLRYQKMLEWSLTNRIKTLSFAAVLFVLSIVLTVPHLATSFMPANASERQMVFTIQMPRGTSLEMMNAQSKDIETLLKNAKSASGQSVFSYNESIMGADWADIYTESSTQEDAKMAFKQYKEKIAELLPKDAKVNGKVFSFGPGTGSGVDFSYLLTGDDQLYLQQAARQIENKLREFPELAEIKNSLSETKTEVEITVDEGKAMLYGFTAAQVLENVNSWIKEEKLGDLTFNHITYATKVMLDNKYKDSMDKLGSYMLKSANGKRVQIIEIAQIKQINAPVSISREMQAQVLTVTAQIDSADKGGISKRISTELAKIELPAGVSREVKGVSGDINKSFMEMFMAMGASIFIVYLVMVLAFGNARAPFAILFCLPLAAIGGVLGLFVTGESLNVTSLIGFLMLIGIVVTNAIVLIDRVQQLAQQGYPLRQSLIEAGMTRLRPIIMTAGATIMALMPLALGLSKGTIVSKGLAVVVIGGLSTSTLLTLVVVPIMYEWIYSIKIRRKMGWQKTS from the coding sequence TTGACGAAGTTAACGGAGTTTTCCATGAAAAATGTTGCGGCTGTATGTATTGTGATATGGCTGCTGATTGCTGGGGGATGCTACGCTGCGACAAACTTGAAGGTAGAGAGTATGCCGGATATTACCTATCCGATTGTTATTATTTCGACTGATTATACAGCTCCGCCTAAAGATGTCATGGAGTTGGTTACCAAACCGTTGGAGAAATCAGTGGCAGGAATGCAAGGGCTTTTGAATATAAGCTCCAGTTCGCAGGATAATTACTCGCAAATTGTTATCCGACTAGAACAAGGCAAGAAACCAGAGGATGTTAAAAAAGATGTGGAAAGCTTGATTGCAAATGTGCGGCTTCCGCAGGGCTCTGAGAAGCCTAAGGTATTAACGGCGGGCTTCGCTTCCGAACCAATCTATCATTTGGCGCTTTATGCAGAAGAAGGAACGAATCAAACGGAGCTCGATCAAGCTTTCAAAGATATGATTTTACCTGGATTAGAGGGGATTAAAGGTATTGACCATGTAGATTCATTTGGCAATCGGGAAGCCGTGCTTACAATTAAGCTGGACGGTGCTGCAATGAACCGATACGGCCTTACGCCGCCGGAGGTATCCCGCTTTATTCAAGGAGCGCTCGTGTCCAGTCCGGCTGGCACGGTTGATTTTAACGGCAATCATCAGATGCTTAGGGTAAAAGGACAGCTGGATTCTATTTATAGTCTGGATAATATGAAAATAAGAACACCTGAAGGCGAGATGCTTCTGCTTAAGCAAATCGCGAAAGTGGAAGCGATCAGCGAGTCCGCCAATACAGCCAGACTAGATGACAAACCGGCGATCACTGTGCTGCTATACAAGACGAAGGATGCGAATACAGTAGAATTCGCTGGAGAAGTGGATAAACAAATAGCATCCTGGCAAAAGTCATTGAAAGGAGTGAAGTTTCATCTTGTGCTGAATGGAGCGACGTCTGTGAAGGAATCTATTCACGGGATGGTACAAGAAGGCGGGTTAGGGGCGCTTCTCGCTTCACTGATGATCCTGATCTTTTTGCGGAATGTGAGAATGACCCTCATTGTATTGGTCTCAATTCCGCTTTCAATTCTGATTACGCTGCTAGTTATGAACCCGCTCGGCATTTCATTGAACATTATGACGCTCGGGGGGATGGCGATTGCCATTGGACGGGTCGTTGATGACAGCATTGTCGTTATTGAAAATATATACAGCCAGATTCAGAAGGCGCAGGAACGCAGCGAATCGGTTATCAAGCTGGCTACGCAGCAAGTTGCCTCGGCGATTACTTCGTCAACCCTTACAACTGTTGGTGTTTTCGCGCCGATTGGATTCGTAAGCGGCACTGTCGGCGAAGTATTCCGTCCGTTTGCATTGACTTTGATTTGTGCGCTTCTGTCTTCGCTGCTCGTTGCCCTAACGGTCATTCCGATGCTGGCGAAGCTGATGGTGCTTAAAGGAAATAGCATTCCGCCTCAGAATGAGAAGCAAGCGACTTTGTTCATGCTTCGCTATCAAAAAATGTTAGAGTGGTCTTTAACTAACCGCATAAAGACGTTGTCGTTTGCAGCGGTTTTGTTTGTGCTTTCCATTGTGCTTACGGTGCCGCATCTGGCAACATCGTTTATGCCGGCCAACGCGTCGGAGAGGCAAATGGTTTTTACGATTCAGATGCCTCGCGGCACATCGCTCGAAATGATGAATGCCCAGTCCAAAGACATCGAAACGTTGTTGAAAAATGCCAAGAGCGCCTCGGGCCAGTCCGTCTTTAGCTACAACGAATCGATCATGGGGGCTGATTGGGCCGATATTTACACAGAATCGAGTACGCAAGAAGATGCTAAAATGGCTTTTAAACAATATAAGGAAAAAATTGCTGAACTGCTTCCCAAAGATGCCAAAGTGAACGGTAAAGTATTTAGTTTTGGACCTGGCACGGGAAGCGGTGTAGACTTCTCCTACTTATTAACAGGAGATGATCAGCTGTATTTGCAGCAGGCTGCTCGGCAGATTGAAAATAAACTGAGAGAGTTTCCAGAGCTTGCTGAGATTAAAAACAGCTTAAGCGAAACGAAAACAGAAGTCGAAATTACCGTTGATGAAGGCAAGGCGATGTTGTACGGCTTCACAGCGGCCCAAGTTCTAGAGAACGTGAACAGTTGGATCAAAGAAGAAAAGCTGGGTGATCTCACATTTAATCACATCACTTATGCGACCAAGGTGATGCTCGATAATAAATACAAAGATTCGATGGATAAGCTAGGCAGCTATATGCTTAAGTCAGCCAATGGCAAGCGTGTGCAAATCATTGAGATTGCCCAAATTAAGCAAATCAACGCGCCGGTCTCTATTAGTCGGGAGATGCAGGCTCAGGTGCTTACGGTGACAGCTCAAATCGACAGTGCCGATAAAGGCGGAATTAGTAAAAGAATATCGACGGAGCTTGCCAAAATTGAGTTGCCCGCGGGCGTAAGCCGCGAAGTGAAGGGAGTATCGGGTGATATTAATAAAAGTTTCATGGAAATGTTCATGGCCATGGGAGCATCGATTTTTATCGTGTATCTGGTCATGGTGCTCGCATTTGGGAATGCGAGAGCACCATTTGCAATTCTGTTCTGCTTGCCGCTAGCTGCAATCGGGGGGGTATTAGGCCTCTTCGTTACCGGGGAATCACTCAACGTTACTTCCTTGATCGGATTTCTAATGCTAATCGGCATAGTTGTGACGAATGCCATAGTTCTCATCGACAGGGTCCAGCAACTGGCTCAGCAGGGGTATCCGCTGCGCCAATCGTTGATTGAAGCGGGGATGACACGCTTGAGGCCGATTATTATGACCGCAGGGGCGACCATTATGGCTTTGATGCCATTGGCTCTAGGTCTATCGAAGGGGACGATCGTCTCGAAAGGTTTGGCCGTCGTAGTTATTGGGGGCTTAAGCACCTCGACACTGCTCACGCTTGTCGTTGTCCCTATTATGTATGAATGGATTTATTCCATTAAAATACGTCGCAAGATGGGATGGCAAAAGACTTCATAG
- a CDS encoding response regulator transcription factor, translating into MAQTTILLVDDEKEIIDMLAIYLKNEGYQLLRASDGMEALQVLQKEEVDLIVLDIMMPKMDGIEACFKIREQKNMPIIMLSAKSQDMDKIWGLSSGADDYMSKPFNPLELIARIKSQLRRYTRLNVPHVNKDHELEVDDLTINTQTHEVKLEGKEIKLTPREFAILELLVRNRGMVWSSEKLYETIWKEAYYDSDNTVMVHIRKIREKIETNPRSPRFIKTVWGVGYKVE; encoded by the coding sequence ATGGCACAAACTACAATACTCCTTGTCGACGACGAGAAAGAAATCATAGATATGCTGGCGATTTATTTGAAAAATGAAGGGTATCAGTTGCTTCGGGCGTCCGATGGCATGGAAGCCCTGCAGGTACTTCAGAAGGAAGAGGTAGATCTGATCGTCCTCGATATCATGATGCCGAAAATGGATGGGATCGAGGCTTGCTTTAAAATCCGCGAGCAAAAAAATATGCCGATCATCATGCTCTCTGCCAAGAGTCAGGATATGGATAAAATCTGGGGCTTAAGCTCAGGCGCTGACGATTACATGAGCAAACCATTTAACCCCTTGGAGCTTATCGCGCGAATTAAATCGCAGCTGCGCCGTTACACAAGGCTTAATGTGCCCCATGTGAACAAGGACCACGAGCTTGAAGTGGATGATCTGACGATCAATACACAGACGCACGAAGTCAAGCTGGAAGGCAAAGAAATTAAGCTAACCCCAAGAGAATTCGCCATTCTTGAATTGCTTGTCCGTAACCGCGGGATGGTGTGGAGCTCAGAAAAATTGTACGAAACCATTTGGAAGGAAGCCTATTATGACTCCGACAATACGGTCATGGTCCATATCCGCAAAATTCGTGAAAAAATTGAAACAAATCCAAGAAGCCCGAGATTTATAAAAACAGTTTGGGGGGTTGGCTACAAAGTTGAATAA
- a CDS encoding HAMP domain-containing sensor histidine kinase — MNKRYDIDPYSRLNRFPFSIFPFTLLRKLIILLRTLYKISIGHVNRSVRMQLMLTFVICLLAGSMTYGICSNLFGEMRRAAVIDYKYGIERIDSEARSLVNELTSLQSQRDLSGGGNSGGRPEFFENHVNRMNDQKFKVLITDLEGRVVYRSQNAAETNVEIHNVIGNAMNARTDQDYGRKEFSSFYPVNYMGQKSYLIVSGIPEPHITYQKGESPLSLLSAVAVFILLFYFMTQKKMRHIEELAGGLRIIATGNLDYRVVERSQDELGSLARDLNFMVEDLQKRIEEERRSERLKRELITNVSHDLRTPLTLIMGYLRLLHDKGYETPEQASGYVSIAYHKSEKLKLLIDDLFEYTKLSNRDEPLYREGVVINELLDQLLEEFVTPAEEQQLTIIRTIPKEKLLVRIDVDKMIRVFENLLGNSLKYSLKPGAITVSLRHDYRYVTLQVSNKAELLSDDALHQLFDRFYRVDASRSSNTGGSGLGLAIAKSIVESHEGAIWAEQSGGQIHFFVKLKLI, encoded by the coding sequence TTGAATAAACGATACGATATCGATCCTTACTCTAGACTGAACCGATTCCCATTTAGCATTTTCCCTTTTACCCTGCTTCGAAAGCTGATTATTTTGCTTCGGACGCTGTATAAGATTAGCATAGGTCATGTGAATCGGAGCGTACGGATGCAGTTGATGCTAACCTTTGTCATCTGTTTGTTGGCAGGATCGATGACTTATGGCATTTGTTCTAATCTATTCGGAGAAATGCGGCGGGCGGCTGTTATTGACTATAAGTACGGAATTGAACGAATAGATAGCGAAGCCCGCAGCCTGGTTAATGAACTAACATCCCTCCAAAGTCAACGAGATCTGTCCGGTGGCGGAAATTCGGGCGGGAGGCCGGAATTTTTCGAAAATCATGTAAACCGAATGAATGATCAGAAGTTCAAGGTTCTCATAACGGATCTGGAAGGCCGAGTCGTCTATCGAAGCCAGAACGCTGCGGAAACGAATGTCGAAATTCACAATGTGATAGGCAACGCGATGAATGCCCGGACGGACCAGGATTATGGCCGGAAAGAATTTTCCAGTTTTTACCCTGTCAACTATATGGGACAAAAATCATATCTGATTGTCTCCGGCATCCCGGAACCGCACATTACGTATCAGAAGGGTGAGAGCCCGCTGTCCTTGTTGAGCGCTGTGGCTGTTTTTATCCTGCTGTTCTACTTCATGACACAAAAGAAAATGCGCCATATTGAGGAATTGGCTGGTGGTCTGCGCATCATTGCAACGGGGAATTTGGATTACCGTGTCGTTGAACGCAGTCAAGATGAGCTTGGTTCCCTAGCACGGGATCTGAACTTCATGGTAGAGGATTTGCAGAAAAGGATTGAAGAGGAAAGAAGGAGCGAACGTTTGAAGCGCGAGCTGATTACGAATGTTTCTCATGATTTACGCACGCCTCTGACGCTCATCATGGGTTATTTGCGACTGCTGCATGATAAGGGCTACGAGACACCTGAGCAGGCGTCTGGCTATGTTAGTATTGCTTATCATAAATCCGAAAAGTTGAAGCTGCTCATTGATGACTTGTTCGAGTACACGAAGTTGTCCAATCGCGATGAGCCTCTTTACCGAGAAGGTGTTGTGATCAACGAACTGTTAGACCAATTACTTGAGGAGTTTGTCACACCGGCTGAGGAACAGCAACTTACGATTATTCGCACAATCCCGAAGGAGAAGCTATTGGTTCGCATCGACGTGGATAAGATGATTCGCGTCTTCGAGAATCTGCTGGGAAATTCACTGAAGTACAGCTTGAAGCCGGGAGCAATTACTGTCAGTTTGCGCCATGATTATCGGTATGTCACCCTGCAAGTCAGCAATAAAGCAGAATTGCTTAGTGATGACGCCTTGCATCAATTATTTGATCGGTTCTATCGGGTCGACGCTTCGCGTTCTTCTAATACGGGAGGGTCGGGCCTAGGGCTCGCCATCGCCAAAAGTATTGTAGAGTCGCACGAAGGCGCCATTTGGGCCGAGCAAAGCGGCGGGCAGATTCATTTTTTTGTGAAATTAAAGCTTATTTGA
- a CDS encoding DUF1273 domain-containing protein: MKRILITGYKASELGIFSLKHPGIPIIKKAIQKKLIALVEEGLEWVVVSGGWGVELWAAEAVLELRASTCPELKLAIITPFVEQEEKWSDDKKNCYTSVIERANYVNSITKTKYEGPWQFKERDKFLLRNSDGILLVYDEETEGSPRFMKQQAAQLAANHAYPILTINAYDLQNIAEDEQGEQHGEEDLSGDQWEDLDTYKDNKDFEEI, encoded by the coding sequence TTGAAACGAATTTTGATTACAGGGTACAAAGCATCAGAATTGGGTATTTTTTCATTAAAGCATCCGGGAATTCCGATTATAAAAAAAGCGATCCAGAAAAAGCTGATTGCTCTAGTTGAGGAAGGTTTGGAATGGGTCGTCGTCAGTGGGGGTTGGGGTGTAGAGTTGTGGGCGGCCGAGGCGGTGCTTGAGCTTAGAGCGAGTACATGCCCGGAGCTGAAATTAGCGATCATTACGCCTTTTGTGGAGCAGGAAGAGAAATGGAGCGACGATAAGAAGAATTGTTATACGAGTGTGATAGAGCGTGCTAATTATGTGAACAGCATAACGAAGACCAAATATGAAGGTCCTTGGCAGTTTAAGGAACGCGACAAGTTCCTGCTTCGCAACTCGGATGGCATCCTGCTTGTCTATGATGAAGAGACAGAAGGCTCTCCTAGATTCATGAAACAGCAAGCTGCGCAATTGGCAGCCAACCACGCTTATCCGATCTTGACCATCAATGCGTATGATTTGCAAAATATAGCAGAAGACGAGCAAGGGGAGCAGCACGGCGAAGAAGACTTGAGCGGAGATCAATGGGAAGATCTAGATACGTATAAGGATAATAAAGATTTCGAGGAAATCTAA
- a CDS encoding methylglyoxal synthase: MNIALVAHDIHKNLIVDFVIAYKHIFQKHTLFATGTTGKRISEAAKLEVTRLRSGPLGGDQQIGAMIAMDDIDLLIFFRDPLSALGHEPDISALLRLCDVQRIPLATNVATAEMLIRAMESGFLSWREEIRKYDTLKLNGTDNSI; the protein is encoded by the coding sequence ATGAATATCGCATTGGTCGCTCATGACATTCACAAAAACTTAATCGTAGACTTCGTTATCGCTTACAAACATATCTTCCAGAAGCATACGCTTTTTGCAACAGGAACGACAGGGAAAAGAATAAGTGAGGCTGCCAAACTAGAGGTGACCCGTTTGCGTTCAGGTCCGCTTGGTGGAGATCAACAAATCGGAGCTATGATTGCGATGGATGATATTGATTTATTGATCTTTTTTCGCGATCCGCTGTCAGCGCTCGGCCACGAACCGGATATTTCTGCTTTGCTTCGCCTATGTGATGTTCAGCGGATTCCTCTGGCTACGAATGTTGCGACGGCAGAAATGCTGATTCGCGCAATGGAAAGCGGATTTCTCTCCTGGCGTGAAGAAATCCGCAAGTACGACACCTTGAAACTAAACGGAACAGACAACAGCATTTAA